Proteins encoded within one genomic window of Ornithodoros turicata isolate Travis unplaced genomic scaffold, ASM3712646v1 ctg00001047.1, whole genome shotgun sequence:
- the LOC135376153 gene encoding legumain-like, translated as MSKVALLTLAFMAMIAVACGKATLEGSLRDAGPQKGKIWALLVAGSKGWLNYRHQADVCHAYHVLHNHGIPDEQIVVMMYDDIAYNVNNNNPGIIINAPNGPNVYLKVPKDYTGDDVTPQNFLHVLQGRADLVKHTKGSHKVINSGPDDNIFVYFADHGGHGLVAFPNDMLYAKDLNDTIFDLHRQKRYSKLVLYVEACDAGSMFEGILSPDINVYATTAANNHESSYACYWDEALWAFLGDCYSVNWMQDSDKEDLHKETLEKQFLIVKNETKKSHVCKYGDLQLAKLKVSEFQGEKSAEPIVAPKFPFDEVDSREVALVTLRKKLAAAAPEERESIAKQIEDILSKRSFVDMTVEELAKEATFGENIRLRHVLNSRFPLRGDADHLCYKASVRHFDEHCFDLSDNPYALAKLGLLSNLCALGHTPASIRAAIEAVCTHDSIVGAL; from the coding sequence ATGAGCAAAGTTGCACTGCTGACGTTGGCCTTCATGGCCATGATTGCCGTAGCCTGTGGTAAGGCTACTCTAGAAGGATCTCTCCGAGATGCTGGACCACAGAAAGGCAAGATATGGGCGCTTCTCGTAGCTGGCTCTAAGGGCTGGCTCAATTATAGGCATCAAGCGGACGTCTGCCACGCGTACCATGTTCTCCACAACCATGGCATCCCTGACGAGCAAATTGTTGTCATGATGTACGACGACATCGCCTACAATGTGAACAATAATAATCCtggtatcatcatcaatgcCCCCAACGGACCGAACGTCTACCTTAAGGTTCCCAAAGACTACACGGGAGACGACGTCACGCCGCAGAACTTCTTACACGTCCTACAGGGAAGGGCCGATCTCGTCAAGCACACCAAGGGAAGTCACAAAGTGATCAACAGCGGCCCCGACGACAATATCTTCGTTTATTTCGCCGACCACGGGGGTCATGGCCTCGTTGCATTCCCAAACGACATGCTGTACGCGAAGGACCTGAATGACACCATTTTTGATCTTCATCGCCAGAAGAGGTACTCCAAGTTAGTCCTGTACGTAGAAGCTTGCGACGCTGGGTCTATGTTTGAAGGCATCCTTTCGCCTGATATCAACGTGTATGCAACAACTGCAGCAAATAATCATGAGTCATCCTACGCCTGCTACTGGGACGAGGCCCTATGGGCCTTCCTAGGTGATTGCTACAGTGTCAACTGGATGCAGGATTCGGACAAGGAAGACCTGCACAAAGAGACCCTGGAGAAGCAGTTTCTTATCGTGAAAAATGAAACCAAAAAGAGTCACGTGTGCAAATACGGAGATTTGCAGTTGGCCAAGTTGAAAGTGAGCGAATTTCAGGGAGAGAAATCGGCTGAACCTATTGTTGCCCCGAAATTTCCATTCGATGAAGTTGACAGTCGAGAAGTTGCCCTGGTCACTTTGAGAAAGAAGCTCGCAGCTGCAGCCCCGGAAGAGCGAGAAAGTATCGCGAAGCAGATTGAAGACATCCTGTCTAAGAGATCATTTGTCGATATGACGGTAGAAGAGCTTGCGAAGGAAGCAACCTTCGGGGAAAACATCAGGCTGCGCCATGTGCTCAACAGCCGTTTTCCGCTACGCGGTGATGCCGACCACCTGTGTTACAAGGCGTCCGTGCGTCACTTCGACGAACATTGCTTCGATCTCTCCGACAACCCTTACGCTTTGGCCAAACTTGGACTCCTGAGCAATCTTTGTGCCCTCGGCCATACACCGGCCTCCATTCGTGCTGCTATTGAGGCTGTATGCACGCATGATTCAATAGTCGGAGCACTTTGA